In the Lysinibacillus sp. PLM2 genome, one interval contains:
- a CDS encoding aminotransferase produces MYQFADRMGQVSTSAIREIFKAMSDPEIISFGGGSPANQSFPIDVIKDITEKALTEKGPQVLQYGITEGWPALRQAYVEHIAKPKGFEAAVENVIVTTGASQGIQLLADVFLNPGDVVLVESPTFLGVFSVFNKYFVKCVPVAMDEHGLIIEDLEAKIKEHNPKMLYTIPTFQNPTGRTLPVERRQKVAELASQNDLIVLEDDPYCDLRYKGEVVPNIKMFDKTGHVVLLNSFAKIISPGLRVGTILAETEIIQKLAVAKQGADTHTANLSQEICAEFLNRGLLPGHLEKIKPMYEIRLNTMLSAIKKYFPEGTKYTEPDGGLFIWVELPGEPDVLELFKKAASDYKVAFVPGIHFCKNPEDGIRHLRLNFSSSTPEQIEEGIKRLGELFSKELTK; encoded by the coding sequence ATGTATCAATTTGCAGATCGTATGGGACAAGTATCCACAAGTGCAATTCGCGAAATTTTTAAAGCAATGTCGGACCCAGAAATTATTTCTTTTGGTGGAGGAAGTCCAGCAAATCAATCCTTTCCAATAGATGTAATCAAAGATATTACAGAAAAAGCGTTAACGGAAAAAGGTCCGCAAGTATTACAATATGGTATTACAGAAGGATGGCCTGCCTTAAGACAAGCCTATGTTGAGCATATTGCAAAGCCAAAAGGTTTTGAGGCGGCAGTTGAGAATGTTATTGTAACAACAGGTGCATCCCAAGGAATTCAACTATTAGCTGATGTTTTTCTAAATCCAGGTGATGTTGTATTAGTAGAATCTCCAACTTTTTTAGGTGTATTCTCTGTCTTTAATAAATACTTTGTAAAATGCGTTCCAGTAGCAATGGATGAACATGGGCTAATTATTGAAGATTTGGAAGCGAAAATTAAAGAACATAATCCTAAAATGCTTTATACAATTCCTACATTCCAAAATCCAACAGGTCGCACACTACCAGTTGAGCGACGTCAAAAAGTGGCGGAGCTTGCATCACAAAATGATTTAATCGTATTAGAAGATGATCCTTATTGTGATTTGCGATATAAAGGTGAAGTTGTGCCAAATATAAAAATGTTCGATAAAACGGGGCATGTTGTTCTATTAAACAGTTTTGCTAAAATTATCTCTCCAGGTTTACGTGTTGGTACAATTTTAGCAGAGACAGAAATCATCCAAAAATTAGCAGTGGCAAAACAAGGTGCAGATACACATACTGCAAACTTATCACAAGAAATTTGCGCGGAATTTTTAAATCGAGGTCTGTTACCAGGTCATCTTGAAAAAATAAAACCGATGTATGAAATTCGTTTAAATACAATGCTAAGTGCAATAAAAAAATACTTCCCAGAAGGTACGAAGTATACGGAACCAGATGGCGGATTATTTATTTGGGTTGAATTGCCTGGTGAGCCAGATGTATTAGAATTATTTAAAAAAGCTGCATCGGATTATAAAGTAGCCTTCGTTCCGGGTATTCATTTCTGCAAAAATCCTGAGGATGGCATTAGACATTTACGACTTAACTTCTCTTCTAGTACACCAGAACAAATTGAAGAAGGGATTAAACGCTTAGGAGAGTTATTTTCTAAAGAATTAACTAAATAA
- a CDS encoding 2-dehydropantoate 2-reductase, whose amino-acid sequence MEIKTVSIIGLGALGIMYAQHLSKKLPKGQVRIIADKARINRYQIEGIYCNGEPCDFHYVTPEDIVEPADLLLFTVKFDGLEEAIKSVKNHVGDNTIFMSALNGIISEKMIEDAYGEENVLYCVGQGMDAVKVGNQLSYDHIGLLVFGDKQPGTLSKNTEAVDTFFNKTGLPHEIDTNMRRRLWSKFMLNVGVNQTVAIYKSNYGEVQQEGTARDTMIAAMKEVIKIAAKEGIELTEADIDYWLNILNTLNPKGKPSMAQDVDAKRLSEVELFSGTVLQYAAKHNIDVPINKMLYDKISLIESEYSL is encoded by the coding sequence ATGGAAATTAAAACTGTTTCAATTATCGGTCTAGGCGCCTTAGGAATTATGTATGCACAGCATTTATCGAAGAAACTACCAAAAGGGCAAGTAAGAATTATTGCTGATAAAGCTAGAATAAACAGGTATCAAATCGAAGGTATTTACTGCAATGGTGAACCTTGCGACTTTCATTATGTAACACCAGAAGATATCGTTGAACCTGCGGATTTACTTTTATTTACTGTGAAATTTGATGGGTTAGAAGAAGCCATAAAATCTGTTAAAAATCATGTCGGTGATAATACCATTTTCATGTCTGCCTTAAATGGAATTATTAGCGAAAAAATGATTGAAGATGCCTATGGAGAGGAGAATGTTTTATACTGTGTTGGACAAGGGATGGATGCTGTTAAAGTAGGCAATCAATTATCCTATGATCACATAGGGTTATTAGTATTTGGTGATAAACAACCCGGAACCCTTTCAAAAAATACGGAAGCAGTGGATACATTTTTTAACAAAACAGGGCTTCCTCATGAAATTGATACAAATATGAGACGTCGATTGTGGAGTAAATTTATGCTCAATGTAGGTGTCAATCAAACTGTCGCCATTTACAAAAGCAACTACGGAGAAGTTCAGCAAGAGGGTACAGCACGAGATACGATGATTGCTGCTATGAAAGAAGTCATTAAAATTGCTGCTAAAGAAGGTATTGAATTAACAGAAGCTGATATCGATTACTGGTTGAATATTCTTAATACCTTAAATCCAAAAGGAAAGCCTTCTATGGCGCAAGATGTCGATGCTAAACGTCTTAGTGAGGTAGAATTGTTCTCTGGAACAGTTCTACAATACGCGGCAAAACATAATATAGATGTCCCAATAAATAAAATGTTGTATGATAAAATTTCTCTTATCGAAAGTGAATATTCCTTATAA
- a CDS encoding small acid-soluble spore protein translates to MASNNNGNSNKLVFPGAQAAVDQMKYEIAQEFGVQLSADNSSRANGSVGGEITKRLVQMAEAQLKGRTPSE, encoded by the coding sequence ATGGCTTCTAACAATAATGGAAATTCAAATAAGTTAGTTTTCCCTGGGGCGCAGGCTGCAGTGGATCAAATGAAATATGAGATTGCACAAGAGTTTGGTGTTCAACTATCAGCGGATAATTCTTCACGAGCTAACGGCTCAGTAGGTGGAGAGATTACCAAACGTCTTGTGCAAATGGCTGAAGCGCAATTAAAAGGAAGAACACCTAGCGAATAA